The following are from one region of the Georgenia sp. M64 genome:
- a CDS encoding enolase C-terminal domain-like protein produces the protein MSLRITDVMVRTAPFSAGTWLDESRISTPMSPYPAFAERRSSWRGPGSDLVWLYLGTDDPEVFGIGQTRGGTAVEAVVDHLVTLLPRTGTGPAAAAEQLRRAAEPYAAGGGAAMAVSAVELALWDLQARSLGAPLHRLLGGRSGPLPYYVTAPHPDTLAEVDADLLAGARYVKVPMAYGPADGPAHLRDNLDRLAEVRRLVPGHIPLAVDCFMSWDVPYVLRFAAEAAGLGLGWVEEPLARDDLAGHAELRARLGPVGVAAGEHAFGLTEGLALLEGRCVDVLQSDVTWCGGLGVARTLGEVAVRRGVTFAPHNAAMHPWALHLLSALGPNVLAEVLVGAGAPAVVPTVTDVPGAGTDKRAAGFG, from the coding sequence CGGGCACGTGGCTGGACGAGAGCCGGATCTCCACCCCGATGTCCCCCTACCCCGCGTTCGCCGAGCGCCGCTCCAGCTGGCGCGGGCCGGGCAGCGACCTCGTCTGGCTCTACCTCGGCACCGACGACCCGGAGGTGTTCGGCATCGGGCAGACCCGCGGCGGCACGGCCGTCGAGGCCGTCGTGGACCACCTGGTCACCCTCCTGCCCCGCACCGGCACGGGCCCCGCCGCGGCGGCCGAGCAGCTGCGCCGCGCGGCCGAGCCCTACGCCGCCGGCGGAGGCGCGGCCATGGCCGTCTCCGCCGTCGAGCTCGCCCTGTGGGACCTCCAGGCGCGGTCGCTGGGAGCGCCCCTCCACCGCCTCCTCGGCGGCCGGTCCGGCCCGTTGCCGTACTACGTCACCGCCCCGCATCCCGACACCCTCGCCGAGGTCGACGCCGACCTGCTCGCCGGCGCCCGGTACGTCAAGGTGCCCATGGCGTACGGTCCCGCCGACGGCCCCGCGCACCTGCGGGACAACCTCGATCGGCTCGCCGAGGTGCGCCGCCTCGTCCCCGGGCACATCCCGCTGGCGGTCGACTGCTTCATGTCGTGGGACGTGCCCTACGTCCTGCGGTTCGCCGCGGAGGCCGCCGGGCTGGGGCTCGGCTGGGTCGAGGAGCCGCTCGCCCGGGACGACCTCGCCGGGCACGCGGAGCTGCGCGCCCGCCTCGGCCCGGTGGGCGTGGCCGCCGGGGAGCACGCCTTCGGTCTGACGGAGGGGCTGGCCCTCCTCGAGGGCCGCTGCGTGGACGTGCTGCAGAGCGACGTCACCTGGTGCGGCGGCCTCGGCGTCGCACGGACGCTCGGGGAGGTGGCCGTGCGCCGCGGGGTGACGTTCGCCCCGCACAACGCCGCGATGCACCCGTGGGCGCTGCACCTGCTCTCCGCCCTGGGGCCGAACGTCCTCGCCGAGGTGCTCGTGGGAGCCGGCGCGCCGGCGGTCGTGCCGACCGTGACCGACGTCCCCGGCGCCGGGACCGACAAGCGTGCGGCGGGCTTCGGATGA
- a CDS encoding Gfo/Idh/MocA family oxidoreductase, protein MTAPVRLAVVGAGWWAGTHHLPALLAHPDARVVAVCDPVPERAAALAGPAGARTFTTVAEAVEAGGLDAVVVATPSAAHHAAAATALDAGLHTFVEKPMTLTRADAVDLLRRAEAAAVHLSVGYTHQFEPGAFFAREAVRTQIGRLVQVTVEFASRAGALYAAAEAEHPARTVAGQHPEAYSAANGGGQAHTQLTHALGMLCWVTGDEVAQVCAFTEHHGLSVDVDDVAAFRLRGGATGVAVSSGATGAHLPARQHVRYLGTDGVVEQDLHRARVILHRADGSQVVREPGQHEPAYRAGEPVRAFVDLVLGRGENLGPGGDAAAAVAATEALLVAARTGTMTEVASVR, encoded by the coding sequence ATGACCGCGCCGGTGCGGCTGGCCGTCGTCGGCGCGGGCTGGTGGGCCGGAACCCACCACCTCCCCGCCCTCCTCGCGCACCCGGACGCGCGCGTCGTCGCCGTGTGCGACCCGGTGCCGGAACGGGCCGCGGCGCTCGCCGGCCCCGCCGGCGCCCGGACGTTCACCACGGTCGCCGAGGCCGTGGAGGCGGGCGGGCTCGACGCCGTCGTCGTCGCCACCCCGAGCGCCGCGCACCACGCGGCCGCGGCCACCGCCCTCGACGCCGGCCTGCACACGTTCGTCGAGAAGCCGATGACCCTCACCCGGGCCGATGCCGTGGACCTGCTGCGGCGCGCCGAGGCCGCGGCGGTCCACCTGAGCGTGGGCTACACCCACCAGTTCGAGCCCGGCGCGTTCTTCGCCCGGGAGGCGGTCCGCACGCAGATCGGGCGGCTGGTCCAGGTGACCGTGGAGTTCGCCTCCCGGGCGGGCGCGCTCTACGCCGCGGCCGAGGCGGAGCACCCTGCCCGGACCGTCGCCGGCCAGCACCCGGAGGCCTACTCCGCGGCGAACGGCGGGGGGCAGGCACACACCCAGCTCACCCACGCGCTCGGCATGCTGTGCTGGGTGACGGGCGACGAGGTGGCCCAGGTGTGCGCGTTCACCGAGCACCATGGGCTCTCGGTCGACGTCGACGACGTCGCCGCCTTCCGGCTGCGGGGCGGCGCCACCGGCGTCGCCGTCTCCTCCGGGGCGACGGGTGCGCACCTGCCCGCCCGCCAGCACGTGCGCTACCTCGGCACCGACGGCGTGGTGGAGCAGGACCTCCACCGCGCGAGGGTCATCCTGCACCGGGCTGACGGCAGCCAGGTGGTGCGCGAGCCGGGCCAGCACGAGCCCGCCTACCGCGCGGGTGAGCCGGTCCGGGCGTTCGTCGACCTGGTCCTGGGCCGCGGGGAGAACCTCGGTCCGGGCGGTGACGCGGCGGCCGCGGTCGCCGCCACCGAGGCCCTGCTCGTCGCCGCGCGTACCGGCACGATGACCGAGGTCGCCTCGGTCCGCTGA